In Sus scrofa isolate TJ Tabasco breed Duroc chromosome 14, Sscrofa11.1, whole genome shotgun sequence, the sequence TCAGGTTTCTTTGGGACATCCATTGCCAGTCCCAAGAGCTGACCCCTGGGGTTCCTCACGTCTTCTGTTGTCATCTTTCCTTTGTTCATATCACTTCCTGGGGCTTTGAAAACAAGGCACAGACAGAGCCCGCCAGCCTCTCAGCTAGTGACTGCTAAAATGTCCCCTGGGAATTGGTTATTTTCAGTCTTGGACAGAGGAAAATCCCACATCATTGAACAAACTTACACTTTACAGTTCTTTCCGGGGACCTGAGCTCATCCCAACTCTGTGGACCATGGCACTGTCACTGATGTCAAATGATTCCCCCACCTGGGCCTTGTTCACGTTTGACCTTCGGGGAGATGCATATCCCACAGGAGGAGGTCCTGCCCAGAACTTTTCAAAATGGCATCCTCCCAGCAGCCTTAGCGACCATATGCAAACGAGCTGCTGACCCTGGTCCATGGATAGAACCAGTCCCACCTGATCTCCTCTGTTGTTATGGTGCTAGAGTCATCTGGGCTAGTCTTGGAAACGCTCTATTAAAACAGGTGTTCAGGAGTTTTCAAATCTAAGCTAGAGGAATAACAACCTGCCTTATCACATGAGGTACActgccaggaaggaaaaaaaaaaaaccaaacaggcaTATCTCTGTGGCTATGCAGTTTTAAGTTGACCTACAGAAGTTCAGCACTTTGATCACAGCTAATTCTTCTTTTTGGAAAACATGCTGTTTACCAAAGGCTTTCGGCTGTCAgagaaaactgataaaatttttaaaaatatatgtttctacttttgaagggagagaaaataaaagtaaatgacaCTTTAGGACAAGGAATGCATGTAGTAAAAAGCAACTAATATGACTGAAACCTACGGGGAATTGAATCCCAGAAGACCTGACAGGGAATTCCATTCCCTCAAGGGTCAATCTCCAAGGAGAACTGAGAAGGCAGGAGGTAAGGGCCCTGGGCTGAAGCCAATTAGTGctcaataaacaaatgggagtgTTTTGCTTTCTGCCCAACTTTAGTCCTGCCTTCCAAGCAGCTGGGGTGATGAgctcctaaggaaaaaaaaaaaaaacagaagttccaATTCCCATGGTAATTCAGTTTACCAAGTGGATTCTCTTCGATTTGTGAAGGAACagcctgtgttttgttttactttgtgtcAGAGCTTCTGAATGGCAATTTCAGAAAAATGTGCTGAGTCATGAATCCCTAAGGAGAAAAGATTTTGACAAGAACAGGCTTGGGGGAGGCAAGGGCTGTGGCAGTTGTAGAAGTTAGGGATAACACAGggctcattatttttcttctaaatgagGCCCTTCACTGTAAATATTTACCCCACACCTGTACCCAGAAACACTTGATACTTTCCCTGGGTACTGAGAAGCCACACACCAAAGAGTAATGgccacaacaaaaataataatagctaggagttcctactgtggcacagagggttaagatctgactgcagcagctcaggttgctatggagtcatgggtttgaaccctggcctggcagagtaggttaaagatctggcattgctacagctgtggtgtaggttgcagctgcagctgggattcaattcttggcccaggaacttccatatgcagtgggtgcagctgtaaaattaaaaaaaaaattgtatacaacattgtgttaatttctaaaataattataacaatagcTAATATTACTGATATGTACCAGGTCTATATGTATGGGTTATCTTATTTAATTCCCACAATAGCCCTATGATGtgtataaaaaatgaagaaacaggccTTGAGAGACTGAATAATTTGTTGAAAATCACCCAGCCACAGAAACTGGGCTAGGATCTAAACCCAGAAGGCACTATTTTAATAAGTATGTACGCTCTCCAAATATGAGAGACTCTCTAGGACTCTAATCATTTTAACTGACTGTGGTTAAACTCATTACGCAAAGAGGCATCAACAAATTGACATTCTTCAAATACAAATGACTGTAGAGCGAAAAGTCCCAAGATCATGATTAATGAAGGAGAAATTGTACGGTGCCGCTCATATAAAGGGTCTATTTTATGTGTTGATATTATACTCCTtccaagtaaaagaaaaaaggagacacTCTTTTATTCAAAGCAGAACTCATTTCCTCTCAAGTCCTAAGCTGAAATAATCCTACAATGATTGCTAGAAGTTGAGGCTATCTCAGGTCACGAGGATTTCTGGCAGCACAGAACAACTAACATACAGCAAAGTCATGACCTCCCCATGCAGAAACTCCTAGTTCTTGGGAATTGTTCCTCTTGGGGCCTTTAGAAGCTGATGGCTGAAGCCTCTCCCCCTGGAGACACAGTCACTCTAGACAAAATGAGATCACAGGCTGGCTCCAGGAGGCGCatcagagagagaatgagagagaaagagggaaagggaggtgcaggaggaggaaaggagaattgAGGAGGTATTCAAGTCAGGGAAGAGGGCCCCAAATAAACTTTCTTATTTCATGCATTCCACCAAACAGCCCTAGGCACTtggaatatcaaaaaaaaatctcctaagtCATAAAAGAAAGATCAAATTCTCTCAAATTTCattattaaatgagttaaattcTTAGGAAGTAGGCAGGCATGAGTAATTACTTACCTAATCATGACTCTTCTATTCACTCAAGAATTGGATTTAAAGCCACCCTCCCAGCTAGGTCCCATTTCCTAGCCATGTAAGAAATCAaagggtttgggagttcctgctgtagctcactgggttaaggacctgacagtcTCCCtgaaggtgtgggttccatccctggcctggctcagtgggttaaaatcagGCGTTGCTGCGAgcaatggtgtaggccagcagctgcagtttgatttgatccctagcctgggaacttccatatgccacaggtgcagccataaaaataaaataaaaagtcaaagggTTTGCTGGAAAcctttctcattttgcttttgaaaattacCAGTATATGATATCTCTATCATGACAATTATATTTCATACCATACAATGAAAATCTTTGTATGGTATAAAATCCCCATCTTTGTATGGCCTTCATGAGGGATGAGTATTATAATGTGCTTACAATATACCAAGAATTCCATTAATGATTAGTAAGATCAATATTAAGAATCTCAAAGGGGAGTCTGTCCCTCTTTCCTCCAAAGGATTCTGGGGGACTGACATTTTAGCTTTTTGGAAGGTGATGGTCAAAAGAGTTTAGCAAATGGACTTTTGAACATGTAAATGTCTAATCTCCAGATTCTGGATCAGAAGTGAAATcagatcatttgtatttttacacCCAAGTGAAGTGTACTGTAATTCGGGGCGCTAAGAAGAGAGAAAGCAACCAAGCCgatgcaaaacaaagaaaaaatattttattgtaacttAAAATTCATTCCTAGACAATGGATAATGCACACACTGGACGACATTAGTAAACACAGTGAAGACGCACCTGGACAATTACCAACATTGATGGACAGGGGATGTCCTTAAGAGTTAAGAAAACACTACTGGATTTCCAGAGCATGATACTGGCAAAAAGGGAAACTTTGACACAAAAACGCctagtttaatttcttttgaatGTTATTTTACTTACTATCCTTGACAGTGACCAAAGAATGAGGTACAGAAAACTTTTCAGAAGTTTTGGAGCAGAGTATGGAGCAGAAGTTCAAGGCGCTTTGGAGCCCCATTATTGCGTGATTGAGTAGGATTCACTCAGCTATGAAGTTCCCCATACTCCAGGGTTACTGCATAGAAAAGCACTATTTACCTACTTCACTGAGGTGTTGTGGGGATTCGTGTTTATAAAGTGCTTCAGGCGCCTTTGAAGAAAGGCaacatagaaatataaaataacctTACATATTTcgtaagaaatgaaaagacaattttgGCACAATGGGAAAAGTGCCTCCTATTTAAAGAACCAAACTTGGctatttataaaaaaaacaaacaaaaaaaaacaaccctcatcTCAAAGggttattgtgttttttattttttaagaggaaaaaatgtttctCTATAGCCAATATTATGAGTCGTTCTCAACTCAGGCTGTGCTATCAGATTTGAAGAgttcattaaaaatatagatgcttagggagttcccactgtgtcactgcgagtaaaggatccagcattgtctctgaggtggctcaggccactgctgaggggcaggtttgattcctggcctggcacagcaggctaaggaacAGGCGTTgccgcggctgtggtgtaggtcggtctctggcccaggaaatttcatatgccacaggtacagcaacaacaacaatacacacacacacacacacacacacacgcgtgtgcacacacacacgtatatatacaaacatatacatatatatatgcatatatacatatatatgtgtttgtatatatatatgcttagtCAATTCCCTGATAGTCTGGTgattaggacttggcactttggCACTTTCATAggtgtggcctgggttcaatggCACACTGCAGCCTATATAAGCTTAGACCACAGCCTAGACCTACATAATTAAAAATCTCTACTAGTGGTACTCAAGCAACTACCTTTTTAAAAGGATCTATAGAAGATTCTGGTGCATACCAAAGCTAAAAAAaccatttctttagaaaaatgtcaatTCATTAAATGTTGATTTTCTTCCTCGATGAGGGTATCAATTTATTGCCTTTTTCCCTTTCCATGTTGCACACGGACTCAGAGCATAACACacatgcacgcgcgcgcgcgcacacacgcgcacacacacacacacacactttttagtTCTGCCCTTGAATTAAAACTTGATGGTGGTAAAATCTGATAGTAGGAAAGAAACGCTTCACTGAGAAACATGCAAGGACTTGCAATTCATTCCCACTGTGCCTGAAGCAAATGGCTGTTTCCCATTTGCCAGAATGGAATGGTTTAAATATGCATTTCCAATTTGGAAACAGGTAAAATCAGCACTTCTTGGGAAACATCAGCTAAGTCGATGCTAGGAAACAAAAGTGAGCAAGGTTACAGCAGCCAACCATGAAAAAAAGCTACAGGGACTCCTCCTCCATTTGGACACTGCCTGCATCTCAGGCAACACCTTGGGAATTGAAAGGATGTATGCGTAGCAGGTACCAAACATGTGGGTGCTTCATCAAGGGAAACACAATCATGAAAACTGGTGACTgtcattataatattattttttaaaaatgattggtTTGTGGAACTCCTTtggggcacagagggttaagaatccagagttgtcactgcagcagcttgggtcactgctgtggtgtaggtttgatccctggtctaaggaacttccatgtgccacaggcatagccaaaaaaaaaaaaaaaaaaaaaaaaatccgttggTTCCACTGCAACCCTTAATGCTATTTTAGCAACCACTTTCATTTCCTGACTGGCTCAAAGTCTTCTATTTACTAACTAGCCTaacagagagaagagaatgatTTAGTCCCCAGCAGCCTTCACACaggtttaaaagagaaaagtgttggagttgccgctgtggtgcatcggattaagaatctgacagcggTGGCTCGGGTAGCTttgaggcactggtttgatcctcaacgcagtgcagtgggttaaggatctggaattgctgcgcccacagctcagattcagtccctggcccaggaacttctatctgctgtgggtgcagccataatattaaaaagattaaaataaaaaaaagagtcccCTCTGGCTACCCTAAATGGAACTAAATGGAGCCTGCAGAGAAATTACACTTCTTTACACAGAGAAAGACTTCTGAGGCTGGCCAAAATTTTCACAATGTCAAGAACTCATgaataataatagcaaaacaGAATAGTCCCACtttttggaaaaagagaaaaaaataatacaggagaTAGAGGCTACATATACAGTACATAGAAAATaggatatataaaaagaaaagttcattCAAATCAGCCACAGTGAAATTTTGCTATGAAAAAACAGTCTTGAGTGCCTTCCAATATTCCTCTAAACATTAGAGGAATTAGAGGCAACTTTGTACAAAAAGGTTGTGGGAGCGGGCTTGGGGAGTTGCTTCTTGCATGTATCACAGGAAGGCAAGGCTGCCAGCAGCAAAATAAGACCTCCCAGCAGGACGCAGAAGCcactaaaataaaatgcaatgtcATAGGTCTGGGTCCAGTCATAAAACCAAcctgaaaaaagaggaagaaaacagtgaATTTGATTGACATAGTATGAGTGTAAATACTCTAATTTTGTCAATTTATATGCAGTTCAGATTAGGATATATGTCACCCAATCTGCTCCCAGAGTGGCCCACTGGGAATTAGAAGAGGAGAATGTCTCAGACCAGACATTCTGGTCCAATGTTAGACCAGAATAAGCAGGCATTTGGGGTTTCTCCTCAGTGAGGAGTGAACACAAATTCTTGAGCAAGTATACTGGCTTTTCCAACTCCATCAAAGCGATTTTGAATGAATCATGGCCATAAGACACCCCTTGAAGATTTATTTTGTATAAATCTGGCTGTCATTACAGTCTGAATTTCTATACCCAGAGATGTTAAAAAGAAGAATAGCAAAACGGgttgactttaggagttcccgtcgtgacacagtggttaacgaatccaactaggaaccatgaggtagtgggttcaaaccctggccttgctcagtgggttaaggatccagcgttgccgtgagctgtggtgtaagtcacagacacagctcgcatcccgcgttgctgtggctgtggcgcagtccggcagctacagctctgattagacccctagcctgggaacctccatatgctgcaggtgcagctctagaaaaggtaaaaagacaaaaaaaaaaaaaaaaaaaggttgacttTAAGATAAACATCTTACCAACAATTGGTGGTCCAAGGCTATTTCCAAGTCCAGCAAAGAACATTAATATCCCATAGGCGTGAGCTAATTTTTCAATTCCCACAGTCTTCGTGGTCACATACGGAAAGATGGACCAATTACCAGTAAGAAACCCTAGGATCCCAGAAAGTAATGCCAATGTGACGTAACTTTTGGCAAATGGAATTGCACACAAGGCTAGGCTCATGATTATTAAGGTAGCTACGTAAAGATATAAGGTATTAATCCACTTGAAGTCAGCCAGTATTCCTAAAAGGAGTTTACCAACTGCTGTCATGATGCCGATAATGGAAATAAGAGGCATCAGAAACTCTTCTTCTTTCACATTTGAACTTCTTGCTACATCTTCCATGAGTAATGAAGGCGGAAACCCTCCAATGTCGAAAAGAAAGATGGCAATGAAGAGGGctgaaaatactttgtttttaaaaagagccacAGTTTCTCCACAGTAGTTTTTATATAGCTGCCATTTCCTCTTGGCAAGCTGTTTGCAAAAATATGTCCGTTCTGCTACTTTCTTTTTGTACGTttcagtttcttttgtttgtgctGCTGTTGTTGGGTTTTGATGAAGGAGACTGTCTGATTTCCAGTCACCATTGGCTAAAGTGCTCTTACATGTTTCCTCACCACTGTAGCTCTTTTCAAGaatgtttatgttttcttccaggttcttttctttttcattataaattgaGTATCTATCTGGTATATTTTCCAGAGCTGTTTTTTCAGGCAAAGGGCAATCAGAGGACTGGAGGGGTCTCATCAGACTGCCACAGGCTAGTATGTTTAAAGCTAAAGCACCCACAATCAGCAGGCATCCATCCAGTCCATATAAATCAATCAGCAGCCTCTGCAGAGCAGCATATATAAAAAGTCCAACACTTGAACCtagaaagaaaatgggaactGTTTAATCTCTTATAATTTGGGGCTCTTGGGACAAGCATTATTAGTCTTacaatttgatttcctttttacaCTGATATTCATGTGTGCCTTCATATTAAAATCACTAcagtggagttctcattgtggctcagtggtaacgagcctaactagtatccatgaggatgcaggtttgatccctggccttgctcagtgggttaaggatctggcattgccgtgagctgtggtgtaggtagaagacgcagcttggatctggtgtttctatggctgtggtgtaggctggtggctgcacctctgaattgacccctagcctgggaacctccatatgcctcaggtgtagccttaaagagatttaaaaaaaaaaaagtctaaataggTCAGTCATACTTTTTAAATGGTCCATATCAAAATGCCTCAGAACCCCAACAGGATGCCAAGCTTATGGGTAAAACCCAGCAAAAATTCTTACAAAATAACaaatgaggacacatgttcaatccctggcctcgctcagtgggttaaggatctggcattgccatgagctgtggaataggttgcagacttggctgggatcctgagttgctatggctgtggtataggacagcagatgaagctctgattcaacccctagcctgggaacctccatatgccacaagtgtggccctaaaagcaaaacaaaccaaaaaaattccaTAAGTTGAAAACTTAACCCCAAGCATGATGGCATTGGGGGCGCGGCCTTTGGGTGATTACATCATAGGGCAGAGCCCTCCTGAATGGAACTAGTGCCCTTAGAAGAGACCCCAGGGAGCTTCCTCCCTTTCTGCCCCGTGAGGACAAAGGGAGAAGACGGCAGTCTGTAACCtagaagagggctctcaccagaacccaaccgTGCTGACCTTGACATCCTGACCTCagacgtccagcctccagaactatgagaaataaacttctgttgcctaagccactcagtctatggtacTTTACAGCAGGTTGAATAATGTAAGACAGTGGATTCATGCTTCTTCCTAATTTTGCCTTAGCTAGCTTCCTTTGTGTTGCAACTAAAAACTTCCTAATTCCACCAAATCTTGACTGTCTCAGTCAAATCTTTTTTGTTCAATGGTCCATGCCCCAGGCCCCTATGCCCTCCTTTTTAGACTAAGTGAAAGCCAGAGAAGCTCTTTCAGTGTTCAATTTCCCACATCTTCCTCACAAATGAATCTGGGTGTTAAGGGAAACCTAGGTCCTGATTATAATGGTTATTACTTTTAGGGCCCTCGTGATGTGCTGTTTACCCATATGGTCCTTTAATATTTCCAAAAACCCAATGGGATGGGTACCATTATTATCCTCTTATTACAGTTCAGAAGACTGAGGCTTTCACTTAACAGTTAATTTCACAGAACAGTTCAGTAACTTGTCCATCACCAGACAGCTAGGGATTCAGACATAAGATGGGATTCAAAACCAGGGGGTCTGGCTCCAGGGGCTAGGCTTGTCACTATGTTATAGTGCCTCCACAAAATAGGTAGTATaggagagttcccgctgtgatgcagtgggttaagaacccaactgcagcagctcaggtggttGTGGAGGTATTGGTTCGATCCCCaaccaagcacagtgggttaaaggatctaccATTGCTGCTACtctgacataggtcacagctgtggcttggattcagtccctagcccaagaacttccatatgccatgcatgtggccataaaatatatgaatactgTATAtaatatagtgtgtgtatatatatacacacacacacacactatatatactatactatacatACTACATATAGTATGTGTGCTATATATGCACactatattatactatatacaCACTGTAATACTATACTACACATCCACAATactatatacacactatatatagtATAGGCAAGAGCTATTATCTTTTAAGCTGCCAGGCAGGCTCTCACACTCCCTCTCACACTTGAGGGAGATACTGTCAGGCTCTTTAAACTGCTTTCCAGtcttcatcttttgtttttctatttcttctcccaATTCTTCCTTAGTCATGTCCTCAGACTCAGGCCGTGTTGCCTCCTAGACACATATTTCACCTGGAAATGCTTCCTTAAACCACCCCTTGGGTATACATCCAGCTTGATTTAGTTTGATCTAGAATCACTTTGTTACCCTGTGTTGGCCTCAAAGACAAAACATTAATTTGGATCCTGTGGCCAGAGAGACGATAGAAGGAACTCAACATATGAAAATCTGACCTCCACGGAATAGCCACCCCATTAACAAGCAGCATGTAAACTTCCAACTTCTAGTTAGCTTGGCAATCTTAAGTCCTAAGCAAACTCGTAAAACATTGGCCACAGAAATTCTGATATTTCCTACAgagctttgaaaaaaatccatctgaaAAGTAAAACACCACGTTCAAATATCAGGGGACGTCCAGAAGGCTTTTATACTTACGCTGCCCCCCTCCAAGTGATCATCTCTTGATTATTAAAGGAATATCAAGAGTAAACAGTCTGTCATTTGGATATGCACATAGGCTAGTGCGATGTACTCACAAATCGTACTTTAGAAAAACTGTAAATTTCATAATAAATGGAGATGGAGAGGTGTCAGCCAGCTTCAGTCTCCCTGACAGTGGCCTCAAGAGTCcccattttccttccatttcttctaTCTTTCTCAGGGATCaggtactttattttattattactattttttttaatgctgtacccatggcatatggaagtacctgggccagggattgaatccaaatggcaatgccagatcctttaacccattgcaccaggccagagattatACCCATGTCTCtgcactgtagtcagattcttaacccactgcgccatggcaggaactccctcaggtgCTTTTCTTAAGtgcttctctgctttttttttagcaCCAGCATGTTCTCACCACCATGTGTCTCATTTACTGGACCCATAAGCTTTCTTTTCCTGTATTATATTGGACAGCTAATctcccttattttttatttatgaatcttagggattttttttcttttgggggctgtaaccatagcatatggaagttcccaggctagaaactgaatcagagctgcagctgccagcctacaccacagccacagcaacatgggatctgagctgtgtctgtgacctacaccacagctcacagcagcagtggatccttaacccactgatcggggtcagggatcaaacccgcatccttatggatactaatcaggttcttaacctgctaagccacagcaggaactctttagGGATTTTTATTTAAGCTTTGCCTATAGTTagagtggaaaataaaaatttccttctaggattagagttaaaaaaaaattattttcctgggTGGTAGCTGGGGAGTGGCTGGTTAAACACATCTGTGCTTGGTAACCTTTATCTTTCATTAGAAGGCTGAATAGTGGCAATGCTATACTTATATTGAAAATGTACCTGTTGAAATCAGGCCAAGTGCAAGGCCACGGCGGCTGTCGAAATACTGGCATGTAATGGTCACTGTTGCAGTGTATAATAAACCACATccaagacctaaacataagaagACAATGCATAAATTAAAACAGACTCTATTacttcaatgcaaaaaaaaaaaaaggagtaattaAATAACTCAAA encodes:
- the SLC16A9 gene encoding monocarboxylate transporter 9 isoform X2 produces the protein MEYKKSPDGGWGWVIVFVSFCTQFLCYGSPLAVGVLYVEWLDAFGEGKGKTAWVGSLASGVGLLASLGCGLLYTATVTITCQYFDSRRGLALGLISTGSSVGLFIYAALQRLLIDLYGLDGCLLIVGALALNILACGSLMRPLQSSDCPLPEKTALENIPDRYSIYNEKEKNLEENINILEKSYSGEETCKSTLANGDWKSDSLLHQNPTTAAQTKETETYKKKVAERTYFCKQLAKRKWQLYKNYCGETVALFKNKVFSALFIAIFLFDIGGFPPSLLMEDVARSSNVKEEEFLMPLISIIGIMTAVGKLLLGILADFKWINTLYLYVATLIIMSLALCAIPFAKSYVTLALLSGILGFLTGNWSIFPYVTTKTVGIEKLAHAYGILMFFAGLGNSLGPPIVGWFYDWTQTYDIAFYFSGFCVLLGGLILLLAALPSCDTCKKQLPKPAPTTFLYKVASNSSNV
- the SLC16A9 gene encoding monocarboxylate transporter 9 isoform X1: MEYKKSPDGGWGWVIVFVSFCTQFLCYGSPLAVGVLYVEWLDAFGEGKGKTAWVGSLASGVGLLASPVCSLCVSSFGARAVTIFSGFMVAGGLMLSSFAPNIYFLFFSYGIVVGLGCGLLYTATVTITCQYFDSRRGLALGLISTGSSVGLFIYAALQRLLIDLYGLDGCLLIVGALALNILACGSLMRPLQSSDCPLPEKTALENIPDRYSIYNEKEKNLEENINILEKSYSGEETCKSTLANGDWKSDSLLHQNPTTAAQTKETETYKKKVAERTYFCKQLAKRKWQLYKNYCGETVALFKNKVFSALFIAIFLFDIGGFPPSLLMEDVARSSNVKEEEFLMPLISIIGIMTAVGKLLLGILADFKWINTLYLYVATLIIMSLALCAIPFAKSYVTLALLSGILGFLTGNWSIFPYVTTKTVGIEKLAHAYGILMFFAGLGNSLGPPIVGWFYDWTQTYDIAFYFSGFCVLLGGLILLLAALPSCDTCKKQLPKPAPTTFLYKVASNSSNV